Proteins encoded in a region of the Patagioenas fasciata isolate bPatFas1 chromosome 21, bPatFas1.hap1, whole genome shotgun sequence genome:
- the LOC136110945 gene encoding olfactory receptor 14J1-like has translation MSNSSSITQFLLLAFADTRELQLLHFWLFLGIYLAALLGNGLIITTIAWDQHLHTPMYFFLLNLALLDLGSISTTLPKSMANSLWDTRVISYAGCAAQLFLFVFLASAEIYLLTIMSYDRYVAICKPLHYGTLLGSRACVHMAAAAWATGFLSALLHTANTFSLPLCKGNALGQFFCEIPQILKLSCSHSYLREVWLLVVSVCLTFSCFVFIVVSYVQIFRAVLRIPSEQGRHKAFSTCLPHLAVVSLFVSTAMFAYLKPPSISSPSLDLVVSVLYSVVPPAVNPLIYSMRNRELKEALWKLMTGFLLNL, from the coding sequence atgtccaacagcagctccatcacccagttcctcctcctggcgttcgcagacacacgggagctgcagctcttgcacttctggctcttcctgggcatctacctggctgccctgctgggcaacggcctcatcatcaccaccatagcctgggaccagcacctccacacccccatgtacttcttcctgctcaacctcgccctccttgacctcggctccatctccaccactctccccaagtccatggccaactctctgtgggataccagggtcatttcctatgcagggtgtgctgcacaactctttctgtttgtctttttagcttcagcggagatttatcttctcaccatcatgtcctacgaccgctacgttgccatctgcaaacccctgcactacgggaccctcctgggcagcagagcttgtgtccacatggcagcagctgcctgggccactgggtttctcagtgctctgctgcacacggccaatacattttcactgccactgtgcaagggcaatgccctgggccagttcttctgtgaaatcccccagatcctcaagctctcctgctcacactcctatcttagggaagtttggcttctagtagtcagtgtctgtttaactttcagctgttttgtgttcatcgtggtgtcctatgtgcagatcttcagggccgtgctgaggatcccctctgaacagggacggcacaaagccttttccacctgcctccctcacctggccgtggtctccctgtttgtcagcactgccatgtttgcctacctgaagcccccatcaATCTCCtcgccatccctggatctggtggtgtctgttctgtactcggttgtgcctccagcagtgaaccccctcatctacagcatgaggaaccgggagctcaaggaagccctgtggaaactgatgactggatttcttctgaacctataa